A segment of the Geoglobus ahangari genome:
CTCCTTCATTATCTCTGCCGCCCTGTCCACCCCCCACCTCTTGGCGAGGATCGTGATCTCAGCGGGGTGGACTGATAGGACAGCATACGCCCTGACTATCTCATTAGCCTTCCTCACGAGCTCGATGTGCTGGTCGAAGATCTCCCTGAAGTCCTCTCCGCTTTTCGGAAAAACGCCGTAGTGATGGCTCAGAAGGGAGACAAGCAGGACGTGAGTTCCTCCAGCGTTTTTGAACTGCTTCAGAGCCTTGAGCCTCAGGTGATTGTACAGGTGCATGTGGTTGTCCGTGACGATCATGGCAATCCGTGACCCTTGCGCTTTAAAACTTCAACCCAAGCCTGTCCCTCAGAACCTCCACGCACCCCTCAATGTGGCTGAACCTCCTCCCCTGCTCTTCACTTATCTCAACGACCTTTCTGAAGATCTCAAGAACCTCCTCCCCACCACTCACGACCGCAACCACCTCTGCGAACCTCGGATGCCTGCCGAGCCTGCCCCCGGCGAGCACCCTCAGCCTCACCTTTCCCGAAATCGCTCTGGAAGGACAGGCTCTCACGCAGTCCCCGCAGCCAATGCACCTCTCGTTGAAAACCGGAAACTCATCGAAGTCTATGGCATTTTCCCTGCAAGCCTCAGCACATCTTCCGCATGAGGTGCACAGCTCGGGGTTGAGCTCTGGAGTTATGAACGCTATAACGCCAAAATCCTTGATCTGGGGGGATGAGCATGAGTTGGGGCACGCTGAGAACCCGGCCTTTATCCTCTCGTGGCTCATTCTTGCCGTGTAACTGCTCTCCGACACAACTGCCATGATGTCTCCTTCGATTGATCTCAGGTCTGAGAGGGCGTTCCTGCACTGCCTGCAGAACACAATCTCAAAGCCAGATTCCATGGTTCCATTTTCCCCTTCCGGGGTTTAACTCTGCTCCCTAAGTTCTTCGGTCAGATTATCCTTTTCCTCTCGTTTCCGGGTTTGAGAGAGTACACCTCCTCGGGCTCTATAACAAGCGCCCCAACGGGGGTTCGCTTGCCCCCGCTCGCGCTCTCGACGAACTCCTTGATCTCCCTGTAGTACTCTCCCTCGTAGTCCATCCACGCTCTCCCCTTGACCATGTATCCGAAGAATCCCTCCTCACCCCTCTCGGCAAATCCTATGGCAGCCTTTCCAGTTCTTTCCACGTTTCTGGACGTCTTTTTTATGAAGTTGTATGCCACGACTATCTTCCCGTCCATCACCCTTACGAAGCAAACGGGGGCGAGGTGGGGCTTTCCATCCCACGTGGAGATCCAGAACAGTCTGGATGAGCAGTCGCCCTCGAACATCCTGAGAATGTCCTCAAGCCTCATGAACATCAGCCTGCGGGAAATTATAAAAATTTTCAGATCACGCTCTGAGCTTTGCAGAGCAGGCACCTGTTGGGCTGGATCTCTGCCGTCGCACACCCCTTGCAGAGGTTCACCGGTGCAAATGCTTTCTCAGGGTTCATGGCTATGGCGTTGACCATCACGGTTATGCTCGGCGGCTCCGGGGCGAGGAGGCACGGCATGTCTATGAACTTCATGAGCGAGGCGAACTTCGTCGAGGTGACGCAGAACGGGAAGGCGTACATCTCTCCCGAGTTCAGCATCCTCGAGTTCGCGAGAGGTGTGAAGTCTATCTCGTAGCCCTTCACCTTCCATCCGGCCCTTCCGATCTTCTCACCTCTCGAGGCGAAGTCAAGGAAGTCGTTCACATGCAGCTCGTTCACCATGTACCTCTCGAACTGCCTCGCCATTATGGAGTGGTAGAACCGCTCGGTGAAGAGTCTGGTGAGCATGTTTGCCGTGAAGCCCTCGTCGCTCAGCAGCCTGTAGATGTACGCGGCCGATATTCCGGTGAAGAGGGTCGAGAGGTCGAAGATGCTCTTCACATGCCCACCTTCAATTGCCCTCCTGATGTTATTCTCGAGGAGGGAGTAGTGCACCCTCAGCACCTCCATGTTCATCTCGTCCCTGCAGATGCTGTAGTACTGCCACCCTATGTGGTGTCCAACGTCTCCTACATGGGTTGGCAGCACCACAATGTTGGCCGGGTGCACGCCCTCTCTGAAAGCGGAGTCTATGAAGGGAGTGAACTTCTCCGTGTACCTCCTGTAGTACTCCACCGGGTCGAAGGAGCTGAATCCGAAGCTCCTCATTATGTTGACCTGCGTTTCTACGGGCTGGAGAAGCATCTCCTTCATCGCCCTCTTTTCAGCGCTTACCGCCCTGTTTATGTCTCCCGTCTCCTTGAAGATCCTGA
Coding sequences within it:
- a CDS encoding 4Fe-4S binding protein, with the translated sequence MESGFEIVFCRQCRNALSDLRSIEGDIMAVVSESSYTARMSHERIKAGFSACPNSCSSPQIKDFGVIAFITPELNPELCTSCGRCAEACRENAIDFDEFPVFNERCIGCGDCVRACPSRAISGKVRLRVLAGGRLGRHPRFAEVVAVVSGGEEVLEIFRKVVEISEEQGRRFSHIEGCVEVLRDRLGLKF
- a CDS encoding pyridoxamine 5'-phosphate oxidase family protein, producing MRLEDILRMFEGDCSSRLFWISTWDGKPHLAPVCFVRVMDGKIVVAYNFIKKTSRNVERTGKAAIGFAERGEEGFFGYMVKGRAWMDYEGEYYREIKEFVESASGGKRTPVGALVIEPEEVYSLKPGNERKRII
- a CDS encoding DUF2193 family protein, giving the protein MIEEVAESALRLQREAVKAIERHRFDRFEFSHAEGFVNAVREMKALEGQSDEAFQLYRSSLLIHYDTLTSLTPTIQPFESAFLEWMQTPVAFQRLMELDSSFKESVEILAKTVDENDEIISLEAMRLANGFYGVTSAKDFAAIPGSTLSVLAKVVEWAGIDREHAKTILAAKSWGLLTSYVFGDTFLRIFKETGDINRAVSAEKRAMKEMLLQPVETQVNIMRSFGFSSFDPVEYYRRYTEKFTPFIDSAFREGVHPANIVVLPTHVGDVGHHIGWQYYSICRDEMNMEVLRVHYSLLENNIRRAIEGGHVKSIFDLSTLFTGISAAYIYRLLSDEGFTANMLTRLFTERFYHSIMARQFERYMVNELHVNDFLDFASRGEKIGRAGWKVKGYEIDFTPLANSRMLNSGEMYAFPFCVTSTKFASLMKFIDMPCLLAPEPPSITVMVNAIAMNPEKAFAPVNLCKGCATAEIQPNRCLLCKAQSVI